In a single window of the Manis pentadactyla isolate mManPen7 chromosome 14, mManPen7.hap1, whole genome shotgun sequence genome:
- the EIF1B gene encoding eukaryotic translation initiation factor 1b isoform X2, which produces MSTIQNLQSFDPFADATKGDDLLPAGTEDYIHIRIQQRNGRKTLTTVQGIADDYDKKKLVKAFKKKFACNGTVIEHPEYGEVIQLQGDQRKNICQFLLEVGIVKEEQLKVHGF; this is translated from the exons ATGTCCACTATCCAGAACCTCCAATCTTTCG ACCCCTTTGCTGATGCAACTAAGGGTGACGACTTACTCCCGGCAGGGACTGAGGATTACATTCATATAAGAATCCAGCAACGGAACGGCAGAAAGACATTGACTACTGTTCAGGGCATTGCAGATGATTATGACAAAAAGAAACTTGTGAAAGCTTTCAAAAAG AAATTTGCCTGTAATGGTACTGTGATTGAGCATCCCGAATACGGAGAGGTTATTCAGCTTCAAGGTGACCAAAGGAAAAACATTTGCCAGTTTCTCTTGGAG GTTGGCATTGTCAAGGAGGAACAGCTGAAGGTTCATGGATTCTAA
- the EIF1B gene encoding eukaryotic translation initiation factor 1b isoform X1 — MLFALPRAARCQQPGLATATAPQENEPPRRACGRAEGWAAHSDPHSGSWPPETTSPRLPGAGGSRGRGGGTAQEPLSAILWSTRRGRLFSCARRRRLPRRLPPAARAAARAAAPAEPSPAEAAPSAFSFSRRCSLLTTVIRAGPAGILPPRWPHTSVACPLSRTSNLSGCGAGPGILQRWAQLLSSSWGHSGKEFVTALRVQAIGLSLGSRGSTCRVICKVTLLGR; from the exons ATGTTATTCGCATTACCCCGGGCCGCGCGGTGCCAGCAGCCAGGCCTCGCCACCGCCACTGCGCCGCAAGAGAACGAGCCCCCGCGCCGAGCGTGCGGGCGCGCGGAGGGCTGGGCCGCCCACTCGGACCCCCACTCCGGCTCGTGGCCCCCGGAAACCACAAGTCCCAGGTTGCCCGGCGCGGGCGGGTCACGCGGGAGGGGCGGCGGCACGGCTCAGGAGCCTCTGTCGGCCATTTTGTGGAGCACCCGCCGCGGCCGCCTCTTCTCctgcgcccgccgccgccgcctcccccgccgcctgcctcctgccgcccgcgccgccgcccgcgccgccgcccccgccgaGCCCAGCCCCGCCGAAGCGGCCCCGAGCGCATTTTCATTTTCTCGCCGCTGCAGCCTCTTGACAACGGTGATCCGGGCGGGCCCCGCAGGAATTTTACCCCCTCGCTGGCCTCACACTAGTGTCGCATGTCCACTATCCAGAACCTCCAATCTTTCG GGGTGCGGGGCCGGGCCGGGCATCCTTCAGCGTTGGGCGCAGTTGTTGAGCAGCTCTTGGGGGCACTCAGGAAAGGAATTTGTCACCGCGCTGCGGGTACAGGCCATCGGGCTGTCTCTGGGCAGTCGGGGCTCTACGTGCAGAGTCATTTGTAAGGTCACGCTCCTGGGTAGATAG